The following coding sequences lie in one Salvelinus sp. IW2-2015 unplaced genomic scaffold, ASM291031v2 Un_scaffold2177, whole genome shotgun sequence genomic window:
- the LOC139025043 gene encoding DNA-directed RNA polymerase II subunit RPB1-like, whose protein sequence is MAAEITEASSEFIQTPTRAPTQPQQPQNSAHIAHTAADIGPQQPPPTRPRTAHTAQHSPHSPKTAHIAHIAHTAPHGPKQPKKATQPNPHSPPQPQPHTVSTQPNPTQPHTTPHSPIDKPHTAQQHPTKPKHSLTPSTAPNYNTTKTITRPTQPNTTPHSQHSPHSPTQPHTTPHAHTQPNTNEKRFPQSPSQPPHSPTQTPTAQHSPTPQHPTTTQPTQPNTAPQQPNTTLQKPKHKPKPPHSPNTNDSPHKPHHSPTQPQHKQKKSKHEPQHNPTQPNTTPQSLTQTQHMPQQQPRQQPNQDATQPNTTPAQAQQQPHRA, encoded by the coding sequence CCAAACCCCCACACGAGCCCCAACACAACcccaacagccccaaaacagcGCCCACATAGCCCACACAGCCGCCGACATAGGCCCACAACAGCCCCCCCCAACACGGCCCCGCACAGCCcacacagcccaacacagccCACACAGCCCCAAAACAGCCCACATAGCCCACATAGCCCACACAGCCCCACACGGCCCCAAACAGCCCAAAAAAGCCACACAACCCAACCCACACAGCCCACCACAACCGCAACCCCACACAGTGTCAACACAACCAAACCCAACACAGccccacacaaccccacacagccCCATCGACAAACCCCACACAGCCCAACAACACCCTACAAAGCCCAAACACAGCCTAACCCCAAGCACAGCCCCCAATTACAACACCACAAAGACCATCACACGGCCCACACAGcccaacacaaccccacacagccaacacagcccacacagccccacacagccccacacaaccccacacgcccacacacagccCAACACCAATGAAAAACGATTCCCGCAAAGCCCATCACAGCCCCCACACAGCCCAACACAAACCCCCACAGCCCAACACAGCCCAACCCCACAACACCCCACCACTACCCAACCCACACAACCCAACACAGCTCCACAACAGCCCAACACAACTCTACAAAAGCCCAAACACAAGCCCAAACCCCCACACAGCCCAAACACAAACGACAGCCCACACAAACCTCACCACAGCCCCACACAGCCGCAACATAAGCAAAAAAAGTCCAAGCACGAGCcccaacacaaccccacacaGCCCAACACAACCCCACAGAGCCTAACACAAACCCAACATATGCCCCAACAGCAACCCAGACAACAGCCCAACCAAGACGCCACACAGCCCAACACAACCCCAGCACAGGCCCAACAACAACCCCACAGAGCCTAA